Proteins encoded in a region of the Streptomyces sp. NBC_00258 genome:
- a CDS encoding DinB family protein, giving the protein MTTQQPRRRAEIFAAAEDDDRRFSTSATADERTLLVDILGAQRATLEMKCAGLTGELARRSVEPSTLSLLGLVRHLADMERRWFRRALARQDAPALFSSEACPDDDFDGASADPAVIAEAWRAWRAEVAFSDGFVADASGLDLAGEDPWRGPVSLRWVLIHMIEEYARHNGHADLLRERIDGAIGV; this is encoded by the coding sequence ATGACGACCCAGCAGCCCCGCCGAAGAGCCGAGATTTTCGCCGCCGCCGAGGACGACGACCGTCGATTCAGCACCTCCGCCACCGCCGACGAACGCACGCTCCTCGTCGACATCCTGGGCGCCCAGCGGGCGACACTGGAGATGAAGTGCGCAGGTCTGACAGGTGAGTTGGCCCGGCGGTCCGTGGAGCCCTCCACCCTCTCGCTGCTCGGTCTCGTCCGGCATCTCGCCGACATGGAGCGCCGCTGGTTCCGGCGGGCACTGGCCCGGCAGGACGCGCCCGCGCTGTTCTCCTCGGAGGCGTGCCCGGACGACGACTTCGACGGCGCGTCCGCCGACCCCGCCGTGATCGCCGAGGCCTGGCGGGCTTGGCGCGCCGAAGTGGCCTTCTCCGACGGCTTCGTCGCCGACGCGTCCGGCCTCGACCTGGCGGGCGAGGACCCCTGGCGCGGGCCGGTGTCGCTGCGCTGGGTCCTCATCCACATGATCGAGGAGTACGCCCGCCACAACGGCCACGCCGACCTGCTCCGCGAGCGCATCGACGGAGCGATCGGCGTGTGA
- a CDS encoding spermidine synthase: protein MDEPIPVTRAVDHGTAKLMPDVDRKRAWLLTVDGAPQSYVDLDAPTHLEFEYARRLGHVLDTLPEPGRALDVLHLGGGALTLPRYLAATRPGSRQHVVEADSGLLDLVVEHLPVPDDAGITVHGADARTWLESAPADSADVLIADVFGGSRVPAHLTSVAYAREAERVLRADGVYLANLADATPFAFLRSQLATFSTVFDELALIAEPGVLRGRRFGNAVLVASHRPLDTPALTRRTAADAFPARVEYGDTLRVFVGDARPVRDEDAVPSPEPPDGSFSIG, encoded by the coding sequence GTGGACGAGCCGATACCCGTGACGCGAGCCGTGGATCACGGGACCGCCAAGCTGATGCCGGACGTCGACCGGAAGCGGGCCTGGCTCCTGACCGTCGACGGAGCACCGCAGTCGTACGTGGATCTCGACGCGCCGACGCACCTGGAGTTCGAGTACGCGCGACGGCTGGGGCACGTCCTGGACACCCTCCCGGAACCGGGGCGGGCGCTGGACGTACTGCACCTCGGCGGGGGCGCGCTCACCCTTCCCCGGTACCTCGCGGCGACCCGGCCGGGGTCCCGGCAGCACGTGGTCGAGGCCGACAGCGGGCTGCTGGACCTCGTCGTCGAGCATCTGCCCGTCCCCGACGACGCGGGCATCACCGTGCACGGCGCGGACGCCCGGACCTGGCTCGAATCAGCCCCCGCCGACTCCGCCGACGTCCTGATCGCCGACGTCTTCGGCGGTTCGCGGGTCCCCGCGCACCTGACCTCGGTGGCGTACGCCCGCGAGGCCGAACGGGTCCTGCGTGCCGACGGCGTGTACCTGGCCAATCTCGCCGACGCCACGCCCTTCGCCTTTCTGCGCTCCCAACTCGCCACGTTCTCCACGGTCTTCGACGAGTTGGCGCTGATCGCCGAGCCGGGCGTGCTGCGTGGCCGCCGCTTCGGCAACGCGGTCCTCGTCGCCTCGCACCGCCCGCTCGACACCCCCGCCCTCACCCGCCGCACGGCCGCCGACGCCTTTCCGGCCCGGGTCGAGTACGGGGACACACTGCGGGTCTTCGTGGGCGACGCGCGGCCCGTACGGGACGAGGACGCGGTGCCGTCGCCGGAGCCGCCCGACGGGTCGTTCAGCATCGGCTGA
- the tuf gene encoding elongation factor Tu: MPKTAYVRTKPHLNIGTMGHVDHGKTTLTAAITKVLAERGSGTFVPFDRIDRAPEEAARGITINIAHVEYETDTRHYAHVDMPGHADYVKNMVTGAAQLDGAILVVSALDGIMPQTAEHVLLARQVGVNHIVVALNKADAGDEELTDLVELEVRELLSAHGYGGDSVPVVRVSGLRALEGDPRWTEAIGALLDAVDTYVPMPERYLDAPFLLPVENVLTITGRGTVVTGAVERGTVRVGDRVEVLGAAVDTVVTGLETFGKPMDEAQAGDNVALLLRGVPRDAVRRGHIVAAPDSVVPSRRFSAQVYVLSAREGGRTTPVSTGYRPQFYIRTADVVGDVDLGERAVARPGDTVTMTVELGRDVPLEPGLGFAIREGGRTVGAGTVTAVVG, from the coding sequence ATGCCCAAGACGGCTTACGTGCGCACCAAACCGCATCTGAACATCGGCACCATGGGTCATGTCGACCACGGCAAGACCACCCTGACCGCCGCCATCACCAAGGTCCTCGCCGAGCGCGGCTCCGGCACGTTCGTTCCCTTCGACCGGATCGACCGCGCTCCGGAGGAGGCCGCGCGGGGCATCACCATCAACATCGCGCACGTCGAGTACGAGACCGACACCCGGCACTACGCGCACGTGGACATGCCGGGCCACGCCGACTACGTCAAGAACATGGTCACCGGGGCCGCGCAGCTCGACGGGGCGATCCTCGTCGTCTCCGCGCTCGACGGGATCATGCCGCAGACCGCCGAACACGTGCTGCTCGCCCGGCAGGTGGGTGTGAACCACATCGTGGTCGCGCTCAACAAGGCCGACGCGGGGGACGAGGAGCTCACCGACCTCGTGGAGCTGGAGGTGCGCGAGTTGCTCTCCGCGCACGGCTACGGGGGCGACTCCGTACCGGTCGTACGCGTCTCCGGACTCAGGGCGCTGGAGGGCGACCCCCGGTGGACCGAGGCGATCGGCGCGCTGCTCGACGCCGTGGACACGTATGTGCCCATGCCCGAGCGGTACTTGGACGCTCCGTTCCTGTTGCCGGTGGAGAACGTGCTCACCATCACCGGCCGGGGCACGGTCGTCACGGGAGCCGTCGAGCGCGGCACCGTCCGCGTGGGCGACCGTGTCGAAGTGCTCGGCGCCGCCGTGGACACGGTGGTCACCGGCCTGGAGACCTTCGGCAAGCCCATGGACGAGGCGCAGGCCGGCGACAACGTGGCGTTGCTGCTGCGCGGCGTCCCCCGTGACGCGGTTCGCCGCGGGCACATCGTCGCGGCGCCCGACAGCGTCGTACCGAGTCGTCGCTTCTCGGCGCAGGTGTACGTCCTGTCGGCGCGCGAGGGCGGTCGTACGACACCGGTGTCCACCGGATACCGGCCGCAGTTCTACATCCGCACCGCGGACGTCGTCGGCGATGTCGACCTCGGCGAGCGGGCGGTCGCGCGGCCCGGCGACACCGTCACCATGACGGTCGAGCTGGGGCGTGACGTGCCGCTGGAGCCGGGACTCGGCTTCGCGATCCGCGAGGGCGGCCGCACGGTCGGCGCGGGGACGGTGACCGCGGTCGTCGGCTGA